A genome region from Heptranchias perlo isolate sHepPer1 chromosome 32, sHepPer1.hap1, whole genome shotgun sequence includes the following:
- the rnf207b gene encoding RING finger protein 207, whose product MSGGIFSPLDNLCDLDNANSHPLVCHLCYEQYEHPCLLDCYHTFCATCLRGRAAEGRLSCPLCGRQSIVRGTSGLPKVDQLLKFLVDSSADCEEIVQCANCDLECKKQDADAMFYCNTCNQPLCSSCREDTHRAKMFARHEIVTLAKRTKELHKKCPLHEEPYIMFSTEKMSMLCINCFRDMQVESRAHCIDIETAYMQGCEKLDQAVMAVKELQTSTREAIILLKAMIDEVRVNVNEEESAISSLFNSMQEKLAERKKMLLKTAQNQHEEKEKAFKEQLSNMAALLPTLQVHLVTCSAFLSSANKFEFLDLGYQLMERLQKIVKLPHRLRPTQSSKINTEYRPEFARCLEPLLFLNHRHSGSVTGGGLGTGINNGNGMNLLGTKTFTVSASQASLGDMSLSNGVTCKPTSHRYISTKVLLAEGGHSPFMEHCRNYENTFRTLQTELQTLKDQVQEMHRDLTKHHSLIKTDAMGEILQKSLQMDTQISSQYSSVETMRTMFEEVWEETYQRVANEQEIYEAQLHDLMLLKQENTYLTTITRQISPYIRSIAKVKERLEPRLKEPKEVKDDRTDNMLKIYDESSVVTAGGQHRNDLTCMIEDKEKLIDNKDKVIDNRTLNILSEDSDMKSKELYRATKHKSGLESPDRKELTS is encoded by the exons ACGTCAGTCGATTGTGAGGGGCACCAGCGGACTCCCAAAAGTTGACCAACTGCTGAAGTTCCTGGTCGATAGTTCAGCCGATTGTGAGGAGATTGTGCAGTGTGCAAACTGTGACCTGGAGTGCAAGAAACAG GACGCGGACGCCATGTTTTACTGCAACACGTGTAACCAGCCGCTCTGCAGCTCCTGCCGTGAGGACACGCACAGAGCAAAAATGTTTGCCCGCCACGAAATCGTCACACTCGCCAAACGCACCAAGGAGCTGCATAAGAAATGCC CTCTTCACGAGGAACCATACATCATGTTCTCCACGGAGAAGATGTCTATGCTTTGTATTAACTGCTTCCGGGACATGCAAGT TGAGAGCCGGGCCCACTGTATCGACATTGAGACTGCGTACATGCAAGGCTGTGAGAAGTTGGACCAGGCCGTGATG GCGGTGAAGGAGCTGCAGACGTCCACACGAGAGGCCATCATCCtcctgaaagccatgattgacgaGGTGAGAGTCAATGTCAATGAAGAGGAGTCAGCCATCAGCTCGCTGTTCAACAGTATGCAG GAAAAATTAGCTgagaggaagaaaatgctgctgaAAACAGCTCAGAA TCAACatgaggagaaagagaaagctTTTAAAGAGCAGCTCTCGAATATGGCGGCACTCCTGCCCACCCTTCAG GTCCACCTTGTCACTTGTTCTGCTTTCCTCAGCTCCGCCAATAAGTTTGAGTTCCTGGACTTAGGCTAC CAACTGatggagaggctgcagaagatAGTTAAACTCCCCCACCGTTTGAGACCGACACAGAGCAGCAAG ATTAACACGGAGTACAGGCCGGAGTTTGCACGGTGTCTGGAACCCTTGCTCTTCCTGAACCATCGGCATTCGGGCTCGGTGACTGGAGGTGGCCTAGGAACTGGAATTAACAATGGAAACGGAAT GAATTTATTGGGCACGAAGACATTTACAGTTTCCGCTTCTCAGGCATCCCTGGGCGACATGTCCTTATCAAACGGCGTGACATGCAAGCCCACATCCCATCGCTACATCAGCACCAAGGTCCTGCTGGCGGAGGGAGGCCACAGCCCTTTCATGGAGCATTGCCGGAATTACGAGAACACGTTCAGG ACCCTGCAGACAGAGCTTCAGACGCTGAAAGACCAGGTGCAAGAGATGCACCGGGATCTGACCAAGCACCACTCGCTTATCAAGACAGACGCAATGGGCGAGATCCTACAGAAATcactgcagatggacacacagatCTCCTCCCAGTACTCCTCCGTGGAGACCATGAGGACCATGTTTGAGGAG GTTTGGGAGGAAACATACCAGAGGGTTGCAAACGAGCAGGAGATTTACGAAG CACAACTACACGACCTGATGTTGCTGAAGCAAGAGAACACATACCTAACGACAATCACACGCCAGATCAGCCCCTACATCCGCTCAATTGCGAAGGTGAAGGAGCGCCTGGAGCCCCG ACTGAAAGAGCCAAAGGAGGTGAAGGATGACAGAACGGATAACATGCTGAAAATTTATGATGAAAGCTCTGTCGTGACTGCGGGTGGACAGCACAG GAATGACCTCACGTGCATGATTGAAGACAAAGAGAAACTGATTGACAACAAGGACAAAGTAATTGACAACAGAACTCTGAACATTCTGTCTGAGGATTCGGACATGAAATCCAAGGAATTGTACCGGGCGACAAAACACAAGAGCGGATTGGAGAGCCCCGACAGGAAGGAGCTCACCTCATAG